In the genome of Oncorhynchus clarkii lewisi isolate Uvic-CL-2024 chromosome 4, UVic_Ocla_1.0, whole genome shotgun sequence, one region contains:
- the LOC139407562 gene encoding nucleobindin-2-like: MLWSKAFCHYTVLLLSLWFCVEAVPIAVDKTEVETPEEKLEAPQSVDTGLHYDRYLREVIDFLEKDQHFREKLHNTDMEDIKQGKLAKELDFVGHQVRTKLDELKRQEVNRLRTLIKAKQDAEGGHEMNHKALLKQFEYMNHMNPHTFEVEDLDKLIQSATNDLENYDQKRHEEFKRYEMMKEHERKEHLKNLDEEHRKDEEQHYEELRKKHADHPKINHPGSQDQLKEVWKESDGLDPNDFDPKTFFKLHDTNGDSYIDEQELEALFTKELEKMYRPNLDEDDMTEMEEERLRMREHVMNEVDTNKDRLVSLDEFLMSTNKKEFLEPDSWETLEQAPAYTDEEMKLFEEQLAQEESNLNQKNSDLQKQKEELERQQEKLNAQKAELQQAVEHMQIIKSEKANAAIEVKDGGATVAVPPGGQALPVLPGDSLPLPPGHQQHLPARS; encoded by the exons ATGTTGTGGAGTAAAGCCTTCTGCCACTACACTGTGCTCCTCCTGAGCCTGTGGTTCTGTGTGGAAGCAGTGCCCATCGCTGTGGACAAGACTGAAGTGGAAACCCCAGAGGAGAAACTGGAGGCACCACAGAGTGTA GACACCGGGCTTCACTATGACCGCTACCTCAGGGAAGTCATTGATTTCCTGGAGAAGGACCAGCATTTCAGAGAGAAGCTCCACAATACAGACATGGAGGACATTAAG CAAGGCAAGCTGGCCAAAGAGCTGGACTTTGTCGGCCATCAAGTGAGGACCAAACTGGACGAGCTGAAGAGGCAGGAGGTGAACAGGCTAAGGACGCTCATCAAAGCCAAACAAGACGCTGAGGGAGGGCATG AAATGAACCACAAGGCGCTGCTCAAGCAGTTTGAGTACATGAACCACATGAACCCACACACCTTTGAAGTGGAGGACCTGGATAAGCTTATTCAATCG GCTACTAATGACTTGGAGAACTATGACCAGAAGCGTCACGAGGAGTTTAAGAGGTACGAGATGATGAAGGAGCACGAGAGGAAGGAGCACTTGAAGAACCTCGACGAGGAGCATCGCAAAGACGAGGAGCAGCACTATGAAGAGCTGAGGAAGAAACACGCAGACCATCCTAAAATCAACCACCCT ggcagtcAGGACCAGCTGAAAGAGGTTTGGAAGGAGTCAGATGGTTTGGACCCAAATGACTTTGACCCCAAGACCTTCTTCAAACTCCATG ACACCAATGGAGACAGCTACATTGATGAGCAGGAGCTTGAAGCCCTGTTCactaaagag CTGGAGAAGATGTACAGACCCAATCTAGATGAGGATGACatgacagagatggaggaggagagactgcGCATGAGGGAACACGTCATGAATGAG GTAGACACCAACAAGGACAGACTGGTCTCCCTGGATGAGTTCCTGATGTCCACAAACAAGAAAGAGTTCTTAGAGCCAGACAGCTGGGAG ACTCTGGAGCAGGCTCCCGCGTACACTGACGAGGAGATGAAGTTGTTTGAGGAGCAGCTGGCCCAGGAGGAGAGCAACCTCAACCAGAAGAACTCAGATCTGCAGAAACAGAAGGAGGAGCTGGAGAGGCAGCAGGAGAAGCTCAATGCCCAGAAAGCTGAGCTGCAGCAG GCTGTGGAACACATGCAGATAATAAAATCGGAAAAAGCAAACGCCGCAATTGAGGTTAAAG ATGGCGGCGCTACAGTAGCAGTGCCCCCTGGAGGTCAAGCATTGCCAGTACTACCAGGAGACAGCCTACCTCTACCCCCCGGTCACCAGCAACACTTACCTGCACGCTCTTAG